The Thermococcus eurythermalis genomic sequence TCTGTGGCGGGAGAATCGTCAGAAAGGGCTTCTCGCAGGAGGTTGTCGACTACTACCGGAAAACCTGCAGGAGATGCTCCTTTGCGGAGGGCTGAGGATGGCGATAAAGGTTGACCTCACGAAGGAATACGAGGCGCTGGTTGAGGCCTACCAGCGGGAAGGTCTCGATACATCTCTTTTCGGGGACAGGATAGCGGCGATAATCATCAGCGGGGACAGGGTCATCGGCCTCAACAACGTCCCAGGGGTTGAGATAAGGGGCGAGGAGATTGAGAACGGGGTTAGGGCTGAAGTTAAAATAGCTGAGGGCGTTGAGCTCCCATTCCCAATACACCTCTGCACGGGCTATTTGAAGAGCGAGGGCTACCAGAGGGTTATCTTTGACATAAACGTTGGCAAAAACTCGAAGGTCAGGTTCACCTCCCACTGCATCTTTCCCTACGCCAAGGACTTTACCCACGAGGCAATAACGAGGATAAAAATCGGGGAAGGTTCGAGCGTGCTCTACGACGACGAGCACGTTCACGGCGAGGGCGTGAGAATGATTGGTAAAACAGAGGTCGATGTCGGCAAAAACGCCCGCTACACGGGGAAGTTCACCCTGACGAAACACAGAGCGAAGGAGCTGAAGCTTGAGATGGTAGCGAGGCTCGGTGAGAGGGCCATCCTTGAGCTTGAGACGAAGGTCAAGGCCGTTAAAGATGATTGTGTTGAGATGAAGGAAGTCGCCTATCTGGAGGGGGCCCACTCGAGGGCGAACCTGAGGAGCACGGCCATAGCCTTCGACAGGGCGAAGGTAAACGTCATAAACGAGGCCTACGGCTTCGGTGACTACGCGAAGAGCCACGTCGAGTGCCACGAAATCGTTAAGGGCAACGCCGACGTCCAGACCGTTCCCCTGCTGAGGGTGAAGAACGATAAGGCCGAGCTCACGCACGAGGCCTCGATAGGCAGGATAAACGAGGCCCAGCTCATTCAGCTCATGGCCAAGGGCCTGACCGAGGACGAGGCGGCGGAGCTCATAATAAAGGGCCTTCTTGGAGAATGGTAAAAGAAAAAAATCACTCAAGTAGCACGTGCTTTGCGGTTTTTAAACCCGTTACCAGCCATATGGTGAGGAGAAGCCAGTAGAGGGCGAAGCCGAAGCCGTCTATTACCCCTATGCCAAAGGCCGTGCCAACGTTGTGGGTGGCTCCCACGTAGGCCCCGAGCGGGAAGATGAAGGCCCACCAGGCGAGACTGTAGGGCAGGTTGAGCTTCCTGATGTAGTAGATGGTCATTATGATGGCCATCGCCAGCCACCAGACACCGAAGCCCCAGAGGATTAGACCGAAGGCGAAGAACGGTTCTTTGACCGTCAGGAAGTCGCTGGCCTTGACGAGCGCGTAGAGCGTTGAGGTTCCCGCTCCAATGGGACCGAGGTTTATCCACACCGCCGGGGCCATGCCGCAGGGCATCGGCTCGTGCCTTATGAAGCGGAAAAACACTATCGCGAAGAGGCCGAGGTAGAGGAAGAAGCCCGCTCCCCATGCGAAGTAGTTAATCGCGTAGGCAATCTCCCTGGCCGTTCCCGAGAAGCTCGATATCAGAGGAGCACCGCTCATGGGGATCACAATCAGTCCTACGGGAGGAATGAACCAGGCTGGGGTAACTGACTTGAGGTCTATCTCCTTCTCCACGAACATCAGGTAGGGGATGAGCAGGGCGAAGAATATCGTTAGAACTGCCCCCGGAATCCAGAACGCCTTCGCTATTGCAGTCTTCTTGAGTATGAAGAGGTAGTCCGCCGAGAGGACGAGCATGGCCACGGCTATCGTCCCGTAGAAGTGGCTCACCATCGGATGCTTGAGGTCTTTCAGGGCGTTTTCCGTGTGCTTCACCCACCTGAGGAGCCAGGGGATTAGGAGGACGAAGAAGAGGAGCGTGTTGAAGTAGACGAGGAACTCCGCCAGCCCACCCAAGGCTGAAATCCTCGATGAATAAGCTTTGCTGGCCAGGGCCAAGGCCCCCGTTCCCATGACGCTCGCGAACCAGCTCGGTGCGAAGTCCTTTATGCTCACATTCATTTGCTTCACCAGAAGAAACGATCATATGAAAAAATTTAAATGTTTTCTAAACCAATCGTTGAGAACCCTTCAATGACCGTGCCTCTCGCCTTCTCTTTCCTTTTCGCGCTCTATCTTCTCCTTCCAGTAGGGGTCAACCTCAAGGACCTGATGGATGAACGCCTCGACGACGTCCCTTATTTTTCCATAGGCACCAGTAACGACCTCTATGCCGAGCTCGTTGAAGAATGAGATAGCTCTCTGACCCATCCCGTAGGCGAGGACGACCTCCCCGCCGTGCTCCCTAACGAACCTCGGAAGGTCGCCAGGGCCGTGCTCCTCGAAGGGAACCTCAACGACCTTGAAATCCTTTATTTTGCCGTCTTCAACGTCCACGAAGACAAAATACCTTGCCCTGCCGAAGTGTCCGCTCACTTCGCTTTCCAGGCCCCTGTCGTCCACGGCTGGAACAGCTATTCTCATGCGGCACCACCGATTTGATTGAAAATTTTTCCACATATAAGCTTTGTGCATAAGCACAAAAGGATTCAGGCTGCTTCTCTGGAAGATACGAGTGACACTCAGCAACTCTTTTTAGACAGAGGTGTCTAAACAACTTGGGGTTTGATATGGAGACTGTAAAGGTCAAAAATCCCCTCTCGCTTAAGGAAGAGCTACTTGCATTTGTCTTCAAGGTCTATCGGGGTACTGGGGGCGCTTACCCTGCACTTGAGTGGGTAGAAAATAAGCCATCGCCGGACGATTTTGAGGGCTTCACGAGGGTTTACGAGCCCTTCCTTGAGTTCAGGCTGAAAGACGAGTTCGATGAACTCTACGTCCTCAGGGACGAAAACGGGAGAATAATCGGCACAGTGGCGCTGGTCTACAACCTTGAAGGCAAGAACGTGTGGTGGGTTCCAGAGGAGATTACAAACGAAAAGACAGGCCTCATCGAGTTCTTCATGGTTGATCCTGCCCAGAGGGGCAAAGGCTACGGCTCAAGGCTCCTAGAGTTTGCGGCCAACCGCCTTAAGGAGCTTGGAAAAGAGCCTTACGTTATAACCTTCCCCCAGCTTGAGGCGTACTCCTACTACCTCAGGAGAGGCTTTGAGAAGATTATGGACTACAAAGAGTTCGTGGTGCTGAAGAAAAATGGTTAAGGTGTGTTTTAGAAAAATTAGAGCTCAAAAGAGCTCAGAAGTTGAAGTTTATGTCCTTCATGAGCTGGTCGTAGAGCCCCTCCTTGTATATGTTTGGGATAACATATTGTTCCTACCCAAGCCTAGGCTTGTTCACAAGGATTTTAACGTATGAAGCAAACACCATATTGGTGGTTCCCATGCCGACGGTGATAATTGAGGGGCCAAAGGCAGATACCGAGACCAAGAGGGAGCTCGTGAGGAGGATAACCGAGGTAGTTAGGGAAGTCTACAAGGTGCACCACGTGAGCGTGGTAATCCACGAGAACGAGCCTGAAAACGTCGGCGTTGACGGTGAGCTCCTCTCAGATGTTCTGGCGAGGAGAAAGAAGTAGTCCAGGCAGTTTATAACGAACTCTCCCAGAGTTTAGCTTTGAGTTATATTGAAATTGCCAAGGACATCTGTTAGTAGCGTTTAATGGTGATGCCCATGAAAACGCTCGTTGTCTTTTACTCAAGGAGCGGGACGACAAAACGGGTCGCCCAAGAAGTAGCTAAGGTCCTCAATGCGGACGTTGATGAAGTCGTAGACAAAAAGCCCCGGAATGGGATTCTTGGCTTCCTCATAGCGGGCTACGACGCGACGAAGGGCAAGACCACGGAGATAGAGTTCCAGAAAGACCCTTCCGAGTACGACCTCGTGGTTATTGGCACTCCGGTCTGGAACGGCCGCGTGACTCCTGCCATAAGGACTTACCTGCTCCAGAACAGGGAGAAGATTAAGAACGCCGCCTTTTTCTCCACGTGCGCGGGAAGGCCCGGAAAGTGTCTTGAGCAGATGGAAGAAATCCTCGGAAAGAAGCCTGTTCTCAGCAAGGTTTTGGTAAGAAAGAGGCTGGAGGAAGGAGTGAAGGAACTAGTTGAGAGGCTGAAGGCCTTAAGTGGCCCTATTCCTTAAACTTCCTCCCGAACTCGTTATAGCTGACCTTCTCCCACTCGAAGACCTCTTCCCCGTGCGGTTCTTTATTCTCTGCCGGATAACCGACCCCTGATGATGCAGAGGACGCGGTAGTTCTCCGGGATTTTAATGAGCTCTCTCACGTAGTCCTCAGCGGTCTTGCTCTCATCGTGCATCCTGTTCCGTATCTGCACCCAGAAGGCTTCGAGGCCGAGGTCGAAGGCGGCGAGCTGCATGTGCTCTGCCGCTATGCTGGCATCTTCAACCCAGACGTCGCTCCTGCTCTCGTCAGCAGTTACAACTATCGCGAGGGGCGCCGTCGCCAGCCCCGCGGCCCCGAGCTTTGCCTTTGAGAGGGCGAGGAGCTTTTCTCCCTCGTCCACTACGATGAAGTGCCAAGGCCTCTTGTTGAACGAACTCGGTGAGAGGAACGCCGCCTCAAGGAGCTTTTCAACGAGCTCCCCCGGCACGGGCTTGTCCTGGAAGCGCCTGATGCTCCTCCTCTTTCTTAGGACTTCAAAGAACTCCATGCTATCACCCAAGGCGTTTTGGAAAGGGCTCTTAATCCCCTTTCCTTCGGAAAGATGGAGATTCAGAAGCCCCCGAAGGAGTGGGAGTCTCCGCTAGCTGCCTTTGAGGCCGCCTACGAGCACGAGAAGTTCATAAGCAAGTCCATAAATGAGCTCGCGGCCCTTGCGGAAGAGGAGAAGGACTACGCGACGAGGGCGTTCCTTGAGTGGTTCATAAACGAGCAGGTCGAGGAGGAGGCCAGCGTCAAGAAGGTGCTCGACAAGCTCAAGTTCGCCAAGGACAGCCCGCAGGTTCTCTTCATGCTCGACCAGGAGCTCGGCCAGAGGGTTCCAAAGCTTCCGCCGCTTCTCATTCCGCAGGGAGA encodes the following:
- a CDS encoding SufB/SufD family protein, producing the protein MLLCGGLRMAIKVDLTKEYEALVEAYQREGLDTSLFGDRIAAIIISGDRVIGLNNVPGVEIRGEEIENGVRAEVKIAEGVELPFPIHLCTGYLKSEGYQRVIFDINVGKNSKVRFTSHCIFPYAKDFTHEAITRIKIGEGSSVLYDDEHVHGEGVRMIGKTEVDVGKNARYTGKFTLTKHRAKELKLEMVARLGERAILELETKVKAVKDDCVEMKEVAYLEGAHSRANLRSTAIAFDRAKVNVINEAYGFGDYAKSHVECHEIVKGNADVQTVPLLRVKNDKAELTHEASIGRINEAQLIQLMAKGLTEDEAAELIIKGLLGEW
- the tdt gene encoding TDT family transporter gives rise to the protein MNVSIKDFAPSWFASVMGTGALALASKAYSSRISALGGLAEFLVYFNTLLFFVLLIPWLLRWVKHTENALKDLKHPMVSHFYGTIAVAMLVLSADYLFILKKTAIAKAFWIPGAVLTIFFALLIPYLMFVEKEIDLKSVTPAWFIPPVGLIVIPMSGAPLISSFSGTAREIAYAINYFAWGAGFFLYLGLFAIVFFRFIRHEPMPCGMAPAVWINLGPIGAGTSTLYALVKASDFLTVKEPFFAFGLILWGFGVWWLAMAIIMTIYYIRKLNLPYSLAWWAFIFPLGAYVGATHNVGTAFGIGVIDGFGFALYWLLLTIWLVTGLKTAKHVLLE
- a CDS encoding GNAT family N-acetyltransferase; its protein translation is METVKVKNPLSLKEELLAFVFKVYRGTGGAYPALEWVENKPSPDDFEGFTRVYEPFLEFRLKDEFDELYVLRDENGRIIGTVALVYNLEGKNVWWVPEEITNEKTGLIEFFMVDPAQRGKGYGSRLLEFAANRLKELGKEPYVITFPQLEAYSYYLRRGFEKIMDYKEFVVLKKNG
- a CDS encoding flavodoxin family protein; this encodes MKTLVVFYSRSGTTKRVAQEVAKVLNADVDEVVDKKPRNGILGFLIAGYDATKGKTTEIEFQKDPSEYDLVVIGTPVWNGRVTPAIRTYLLQNREKIKNAAFFSTCAGRPGKCLEQMEEILGKKPVLSKVLVRKRLEEGVKELVERLKALSGPIP
- a CDS encoding NifB/NifX family molybdenum-iron cluster-binding protein, whose amino-acid sequence is MRIAVPAVDDRGLESEVSGHFGRARYFVFVDVEDGKIKDFKVVEVPFEEHGPGDLPRFVREHGGEVVLAYGMGQRAISFFNELGIEVVTGAYGKIRDVVEAFIHQVLEVDPYWKEKIEREKEREGERHGH
- the dmpI gene encoding 4-oxalocrotonate tautomerase DmpI; amino-acid sequence: MPTVIIEGPKADTETKRELVRRITEVVREVYKVHHVSVVIHENEPENVGVDGELLSDVLARRKK